The Phragmites australis chromosome 15, lpPhrAust1.1, whole genome shotgun sequence genome window below encodes:
- the LOC133892107 gene encoding uncharacterized protein LOC133892107 — protein sequence MDQQPKNDADFLEPSVLLDETHYQEGYKNGYHDGLSSGKEEGRQVGLKMGFQVGEELGFYQGCLDVWTSATRIDQDAFSARVRKNIEQLAALVRSYPLSDPENEQVQDMMEKIRLKFRVITASLGAKLEYEGRPAPSKQDVEDL from the coding sequence ATGGATCAGCAACCTAAAAATGATGCTGATTTTCTTGAACCTTCAGTACTCTTAGATGAGACACATTACCAGGAAGGCTACAAAAATGGTTATCATGATGGCCTGTCATCCGGAAAGGAAGAGGGACGGCAGGTTGGTTTAAAGATGGGTTTCCAGGTCGGTGAAGAACTGGGTTTTTATCAGGGCTGTCTGGATGTGTGGACGTCAGCAACTCGCATTGATCAAGATGCGTTCTCAGCTCGGGTCAGGAAGAACATTGAACAACTAGCTGCACTCGTAAGAAGCTATCCGCTGTCCGATCCAGAGAATGAACAAGTTCAAGATATGATGGAGAAGATCAGGCTGAAATTCCGGGTTATCACTGCAAGTTTAGGGGCGAAATTGGAGTATGAAGGTCGGCCGGCACCATCGAAGCAGGACGTTGAGGATCTGTGA